One genomic window of Solanum stenotomum isolate F172 chromosome 9, ASM1918654v1, whole genome shotgun sequence includes the following:
- the LOC125876967 gene encoding 60S acidic ribosomal protein P2-like isoform X1, with protein sequence MKVIAAYLLAQLGGNSNPSANDLKKILNSVGAEIDDVKIELLLSQVEGKDINELIATGKQRLASTTCMSFGCTNNNNNNNNASVGEQVIDVVEEKKEEKKVEKVEESDEEDFNFSLFD encoded by the coding sequence ATGAAGGTGATAGCAGCTTATTTGTTGGCTCAATTGGGTGGAAATTCTAACCCATCAGCTAATGAtttgaagaaaattttgaattctgtTGGTGCTGAAATTGATGATGTGAAAATTGAACTATTATTGTCACAAGTTGAAGGCAAAGATATTAATGAGTTAATTGCTACTGGTAAACAAAGATTGGCTTCTACTACTTGTATGTCTTTTGGAtgtacaaataataataataataataataatgccaGTGTTGGTGAACAAGTTATTGATGTTGTTgaagagaaaaaagaggaaaagaaggTTGAGAAAGTGGAAGAGTCTGATGaagaagattttaattttagtctCTTTGATTAG
- the LOC125876967 gene encoding 60S acidic ribosomal protein P2-like isoform X2: MKVIAAYLLAQLGGNSNPSANDLKKILNSVGAEIDDVKIELLLSQVEGKDINELIATGKQRLASTTCMSFGFIDVVEEKKEEKKVEKVEESDEEDFNFSLFD, translated from the exons ATGAAGGTGATAGCAGCTTATTTGTTGGCTCAATTGGGTGGAAATTCTAACCCATCAGCTAATGAtttgaagaaaattttgaattctgtTGGTGCTGAAATTGATGATGTGAAAATTGAACTATTATTGTCACAAGTTGAAGGCAAAGATATTAATGAGTTAATTGCTACTGGTAAACAAAGATTGGCTTCTACTACTTGTATGTCTTTTGGAt TTATTGATGTTGTTgaagagaaaaaagaggaaaagaaggTTGAGAAAGTGGAAGAGTCTGATGaagaagattttaattttagtctCTTTGATTAG
- the LOC125876438 gene encoding 36.4 kDa proline-rich protein-like, translating to MESSKAKITTLFFIFMLLISSLTAILGCGHCKKHKKKPIIISPPPPIEVPTTSCPIDTIKLGACVDLLGGLVHIGLGNPVVNECCPIIEGLVEIEAAVCLCTTLKLKLLNLNLYVPLALQLLLTCGKTPPPGYTCSL from the coding sequence atggAGTCTTCAAAGGCCAAAATAACAACTCTTTTTTTCATCTTCATGTTACTCATTTCTTCACTAACTGCTATTCTTGGTTGTGGTCATTGcaaaaaacacaagaaaaagCCCATTATAATTAGTCCACCACCTCCAATAGAGGTACCTACTACTTCTTGCCCAATTGATACTATTAAGCTTGGGGCTTGTGTGGATCTTCTTGGTGGGCTTGTTCATATTGGGCTTGGTAATCCTGTTGTTAATGAATGTTGTCCAATTATTGAAGGGCTTGTGGAAATTGAAGCTGCTGTTTGTCTTTGTACAACTCTTAAGCTTAAGCTTTTGAATCTTAACCTTTATGTCCCTTTGGCACTTCAATTGCTTCTTACTTGTGGAAAGACTCCACCTCCTGGCTACACTTGCTCTTTGTAG
- the LOC125876266 gene encoding 12-oxophytodienoate reductase 3, which translates to MAKTTSSSAEDGNNPLFSPYKMGKFNLSHRIVLAPMTRCRALNNLPQAALGEYYEQRATAGGFLITEGTMISPTSAGFPHVPGIFTKEQVEEWKKIVDVVHAKGAVIFCQLWHVGRASHEVYQPAGAAPISSTEMPISKRWRILMPDGTHGIYPKPRAIGTYEISQVVEDYRRSALNAIEAGFDGIEIHGAHGYLIDQFLKDGINDRTDEYGGSLANRCKFITQVVQAVVSAIGADRVGVRVSPAIDHLDAMDSNPLSLGLTVVERLNKIQLHSGSKLAYLHVTQPRYVAYGQTEAGRLGSEEEEARLMRTLRNAYQGTFICSGGYTRELGIEAVAQGDADLVSYGRLFISNPDLVMRIKLNAPLNKYNRKTFYTQDPVVGYTDYPFLQGNGSNGPLSRL; encoded by the exons ATGGCTAAAACGACATCGTCTTCAGCTGAAGATGGAAACAATCCCCTTTTCTCTCCTTACAAGATGGGAAAGTTCAATCTCTCCCACAG GATAGTATTGGCTCCGATGACAAGGTGCAGAGCACTGAATAATCTTCCACAGGCGGCGCTAGGGGAGTATTACGAGCAGAGAGCGACGGCCGGTGGATTTCTGATCACTGAAGGCACTATGATTTCTCCGACTTCAGCTGG GTTTCCTCATGTGCCAGGGATTTTCACAAAGGAGCAAGTAGAGGAATGGAAGAAAATAGTTGATGTAGTGCATGCAAAGGGTGCTGTCATATTTTGTCAGCTGTGGCATGTTGGTCGTGCATCTCATGAAG TGTATCAACCTGCTGGAGCTGCACCAATATCATCCACTGAGATGCCTATATCAAAGAGGTGGAGAATTCTAATGCCTGATGGAACTCATGGGATTTATCCAAAACCAAGAGCAATTGGAACCTATGAGATCTCACAAGTGGTTGAAGATTATCGCAGGTCGGCCTTGAATGCTATTGAAGCAG GTTTTGATGGTATTGAAATCCATGGAGCTCACGGTTACTTGATTGACCAATTCTTGAAAGATGGGATCAATGACCGGACAGATGAGTATGGTGGATCACTAGCCAACCGGTGCAAATTCATCACACAGGTGGTTCAAGCAGTCGTCTCAGCAATAGGAGCTGATCGTGTAGGCGTTAGAGTTTCACCAGCAATAGATCATCTTGATGCCATGGACTCTAATCCACTCAGCCTAGGCTTAACAGTTGTTGAAAGACTAAACAAAATCCAACTCCATTCTGGTTCCAAGCTTGCCTATCTTCATGTAACACAGCCACGATACGTAGCATATGGGCAAACCGAAGCAGGCAGACTTGGCAGTGAAGAGGAGGAGGCGCGTTTAATGAGGACTTTGAGGAACGCGTATCAGGGGACATTCATTTGCAGTGGTGGATACACTAGGGAGCTAGGAATTGAGGCTGTGGCACAAGGTGATGCTGATCTCGTGTCATATGGACGCCTTTTCATCTCTAATCCTGATTTGGTTATGAGAATCAAGCTAAATGCACCTCTAAATAAGTATAACAGGAAGACATTCTATACTCAAGATCCAGTTGTGGGATACACAGATTACCCTTTCCTTCAAGGAAATGGAAGCAATGGACCGTTATCGCGTCTGTGA
- the LOC125877038 gene encoding 60S acidic ribosomal protein P2-like has product MKVIAAYLLAQLGGNSNPSSNDLKKILNSVGAEIDDVKIELLLSQVEGKDINELIAAGKQRLASTTCMSFGFVDVVEEKKEEKKVEKVEESDEEDFNFSLFD; this is encoded by the exons ATGAAGGTGATAGCAGCTTATTTGTTGGCTCAATTAGGTGGCAACTCTAATCCATCTTCtaatgatttgaaaaaaatcttaaattctgtTGGTGCTGAAATTGATGATGTGAAAATTGAACTATTATTGTCACAAGTTGAAGGCAAAGATATTAATGAGTTAATTGCTGCTGGTAAACAAAGATTGGCTTCTACTACTTGTATGTCTTTTGGAt TTGTCGATGTTGTTgaagagaaaaaagaggaaaagaaagtTGAGAAAGTGGAAGAGTCTGATGaagaagattttaattttagtctttttgattag